In the Staphylococcus condimenti genome, one interval contains:
- a CDS encoding betaine/proline/choline family ABC transporter ATP-binding protein (Members of the family are the ATP-binding subunit of ABC transporters for substrates such as betaine, L-proline or other amino acids, choline, carnitine, etc. The substrate specificity is best determined from the substrate-binding subunit, rather than this subunit, as it interacts with the permease subunit and not with substrate directly.) — protein MLSIKNLTKIYSGNKKAVDDVSIDVQSGEFVAFIGTSGSGKTTALRMINRMIEATSGQIMIDGKDVRKMNAVELRRSIGYVIQQIGLMPHMTIKENIVLVPKLLKWSQEKKDEKARELIKLVDLPEEYLDRYPSELSGGQQQRIGVVRALAAEQDIILMDEPFGALDPITRDTLQDLVKELQKKLGKTFIFVTHDMDEAIKLADRICIMSNGKVVQYDTPDNILRYPANDFVRDFIGQNRLIQDRPNMRTVQDAMITPITVGANESLNTAVDIMRRHRIDTIFVVNNQNKFLGYMDIEDINQGLRSGKELIDTMQRDIYRVNVNSKLQDTVRTILKRNVRNVPVVNDQDTLVGLITRANLVDIVYDSIWGEGAEEAQYEAERKEAEQSEQQKHTSSETTEKDNVGHDEMSDSGVER, from the coding sequence ATGCTTAGTATTAAGAATTTAACTAAGATTTATTCAGGAAACAAAAAAGCGGTAGATGATGTTTCTATAGATGTGCAGTCTGGCGAGTTTGTTGCGTTTATCGGAACAAGTGGTAGTGGGAAGACGACTGCGCTGAGAATGATTAACCGTATGATTGAGGCGACAAGCGGTCAAATTATGATTGATGGTAAAGATGTTAGAAAAATGAACGCCGTAGAATTACGTCGAAGTATCGGTTATGTGATTCAGCAAATCGGATTGATGCCGCATATGACAATTAAGGAAAATATTGTGCTGGTTCCTAAATTGTTGAAATGGTCTCAAGAGAAAAAAGATGAAAAAGCACGTGAATTAATTAAATTGGTAGATCTGCCGGAAGAATATTTAGATCGTTATCCTTCAGAATTGTCTGGTGGCCAGCAGCAACGTATTGGTGTAGTACGGGCATTAGCAGCAGAACAAGATATTATTTTAATGGATGAACCTTTCGGAGCATTAGATCCGATTACACGTGATACATTGCAAGATTTAGTCAAAGAATTGCAGAAAAAATTAGGGAAAACATTTATTTTTGTAACACATGATATGGATGAAGCGATTAAATTGGCAGACAGAATCTGTATTATGTCGAATGGGAAAGTTGTGCAATACGACACGCCTGATAATATATTACGTTACCCGGCAAATGATTTCGTTCGCGACTTTATTGGTCAGAACCGTTTGATTCAAGATCGTCCTAATATGCGTACAGTACAGGATGCGATGATTACACCGATTACAGTTGGTGCAAATGAATCATTGAATACGGCAGTTGATATTATGCGTCGCCATCGTATTGATACGATTTTTGTTGTTAATAATCAAAACAAATTCCTCGGTTACATGGATATTGAGGATATCAACCAAGGTTTACGTTCTGGTAAAGAACTGATAGATACAATGCAGCGTGATATTTATCGAGTGAATGTCAACTCTAAGTTGCAAGATACAGTCCGTACGATTTTAAAACGTAATGTGCGTAATGTACCAGTGGTAAATGATCAAGATACTTTAGTAGGTTTAATCACACGTGCGAACCTTGTTGATATTGTATATGACAGTATTTGGGGTGAAGGTGCAGAAGAAGCTCAATATGAAGCTGAAAGAAAAGAAGCGGAACAAAGCGAACAACAAAAGCATACATCTTCTGAAACAACAGAAAAGGATAATGTAGGTCATGACGAAATGTCAGATTCAGGAGTTGAACGCTAA
- a CDS encoding ABC transporter permease produces MKAFLEQYGGELLQKTGEHFYISIVSLLIAIIIAVPLGILLSKTKKLASVVLTVAGVLQTIPTLAVLAIMIPIFGVGKTPAIIALFIYVLLPILNNTVLGVQNINPDIRQAGISMGMTKLQLMKDVELPLALPLILGGIRLSSVYVISWATLASYVGAGGLGDFVFNGLNLYDPVMIVSAAVLVTALALIVDYLLRVVEKWAVPKGLKISR; encoded by the coding sequence ATGAAGGCATTCCTAGAACAATACGGCGGTGAATTACTGCAAAAAACGGGTGAACACTTTTATATTTCAATTGTTTCGCTTCTAATCGCCATTATTATTGCAGTACCGCTTGGTATTTTATTATCGAAGACAAAGAAATTAGCAAGTGTTGTATTGACAGTTGCAGGTGTTTTACAAACAATTCCAACATTAGCAGTATTAGCTATCATGATTCCGATTTTCGGTGTAGGTAAAACACCAGCGATTATTGCATTATTTATTTATGTATTATTGCCTATCTTGAATAACACTGTCTTAGGTGTCCAAAATATCAATCCTGATATTCGCCAAGCAGGTATCAGTATGGGAATGACAAAACTGCAATTAATGAAAGATGTAGAGCTCCCGTTAGCCTTACCATTAATTCTTGGCGGTATTCGTTTATCAAGTGTTTATGTTATCAGCTGGGCAACTTTAGCCAGTTATGTGGGCGCAGGCGGTTTAGGAGACTTCGTCTTTAACGGCTTGAATTTATATGATCCAGTGATGATTGTCAGTGCGGCTGTGCTAGTAACAGCGTTAGCATTGATTGTAGACTATCTACTTCGTGTAGTTGAAAAATGGGCAGTACCAAAAGGTTTGAAAATATCTAGATAG